GTGGTGGAGATCCTTTGTGAGTTGGAAGAAGAAAAACGGGTCTGTGAGGAATGCAGCGGAAACATGCGGGTGCTTGGCAAAGAAACGGTCCGGGAAGAGTTAGAGATCATCCCGGCCCAGGTAAGGCGGCTTCGCTATGTCCGACAAAGCTATGTCTGCGAAAGCTGCGAGAAAGAAACGGGCGAAGCGACCATCGTAAAGGCACCCACCCCCGCCCCTGTCATAAAACGGAGTCTTGCTTCAGCATCTACGGTGGCTCATGTCATGTATCAGAAATATGTGAATGGCATGCCGCTATACCGACAGGAAAAAGACTGGGCCAATCAGGGGATCATCCTTTCCCGAGCCACTTTAGCCAACTGGGTCATTCGAGCTGCAACGGACTGGCTGGTGCCTTTATGGGAGACCATGAAGTCTTATCTCCTGAATCAGGGGGTGATTCACGCAGATGAAACTGTGATCCAGGTACTCAAAGAGGAAGGGAAGAAACCATCCTCTGATTCGAGAATGTGGGTCTACTGCTCGGGGAATACCGGAGATGCGACAGTGGTGCTGTTTGAATACCAACCTACACGATCCGGCGAGCATGCGAGACGGTTTCTGGAAGGCTTTCATGGGTTTTTACAAACCGATGGCTACAGTGGATATGACAAGGTTCCAGAGGTAACCCGATGTGGGTGCTGGAGCCACTTGCGCAGGAAATATCAGGAGGCCATGCCCAAGGGTGGAACAGTGGAAGGCTCCGCTGCCGCGGTAGGATTTGAATACTGCAACCGATTGTTTGCCATCGAGAGGGATTTGGCACAGCTCTCTCCGGAAAAACGGAAACAACAGCGTCAGGAACGCTCCAAACCCGTTCTTGAGGCGTATTGGTCATGGCTCGAAACCGTAAACCCTCTTAAAGGTTCCAAACTGGCAGAGGCTATTACCTATTCTATTAACCAAAAAACGTCGCTGAATACGTTTCTGGAAGATGGGCGCATTGAATTGTCCAATAATCGAGCCGAGAATGCCATCCGGCCCTTTGTCATCGGAAGAAAGGGATGGTTATTTGCTGATACGAAAAAAGGAGCACAAGCAAGTGCAGTTGTCTATAGCATTGTAGAAACGGCAAAAGCGAATCAACTCAATGTTTATATGTATCTCGTACATATCTTCAGTAAAATGCCAGGGTTAGACTTCAAGAGCAATCCATCGCTTCTAGAAGATTTGATGCCTTGGTCGCAAAATCTGCCAAACTACTGCCGCAACTAACACATTCCATATAATAAGCGAATCACCGGTACAACTACTGTATCGGTTTTTATTTTTCAATGCGCCTTTTTATTGAGCGCTTACCAAGGAGACAGCAAACAGAGAATCCTTTTTGATCCTTCCCGCGGTTATCAAATGCATAAAAACTCCCTTAAGATCAACACTTAAGGGAGGCTGAAAACTGGTATCTTCAATAGGGTACTTTCTTTAAATGTTTCTTAATGGTGTTGTCTTTTATATCTTAATTTATTAAATCTTACTTGTTCAACGCTCTGACGATCATTGTCGCAGCTTCTGCGCGTGTTGCGTTGGCTTGCGGCTTAAATGTGTTGTCAGGATAGCCGGATACTACGTTGTTTTCTACCAGTGTTTCGATAGAAGAAACTGCCCAGCTGGAAATCGATGCTTGGTCTTTATAGATGATTGGATTATTGGTTGCCTGAAGCTTCAAGGCGTTTTCCATCATCACTGCCATTTGTTCCCGCGTGATCGGATTGTCCGGTCCAAATGTCGCAGAATTATAGCCGTTTACGATGCCGTAATAAGCGGCTGTTGCAATTGCATCTTTCGCCCAGTGATTGGCTGTGTCGCTGAAGACCTTGCCGTTTTGCGGCTTCAGATTCAGCGCCTTTACCAATACTTCCGCAAACTCGGCTCTGGTGATGTTTTGATCTGGTTTAAATGTGCCGTCCGGATAGCCGCTGATCGCTCCCAAAGAAACCAATTTGTCGATGTATGGTTGCGCCCAGTTCCCTTTTACATCCGAGAAAGTTTCTTGCGGCTGATTTGGAGCGTTTTTCGCAGTCGCAAGTACGGCGAACTTCGTGAAATGCTGCACTGTACCGCTCACTTTGCCATTTGCGAGATCCGGTGTTACGTTATCCAGTTCCACCCATTGACCGGTCGCATCATTGTACCAGTAGAGACCTACGTTGTATTTGCTGGTATCCACTTTTGACGTATCAAAAGGCAATGTAATGGTCACCGGAGAGCTGAATGTGCCGTCTTTGTCTTTGGTAATGTCAAAAACGTTGCTGACCAGCATACTGTTCGCAGGAACTGTAAAGCCGGATGTATCCGTAATTTGATTTACCGTTACATTTATATCGCTTGCAAAAGCATTTGGCGGAACATGGATCGTTGCACCGTTTAATGTAACAGTTCCACCGTTTGTAGCACTAATGATTGCGGAATTGGATTGGATGCTTCCACCGCCGCCAGATGATGAGGAGGAACTGGAAGTTTTATTAGTATAACTGACGAACTCTGTAAAGTGTTTTGTCCAGATGGCCAAATCGTTGCCGACGGAAATATCTCCTTCTGAATCATAAGCCAAAGCATCGCCTGCTGCCTGGTTATCCGCAGATAAAACGTTTGTAATCGGAGTAAATACGCCGTTGATAATATATCCGGCAGATTTGCCGGCCTGTCCGGGAAGCAGAAGCCGAACAGCATGGTCAAATGTTAATCGGACATTCGGCGAACCCACTTCAACTGCCGCATTCACATTTGCATTACTGACACTGACACCTGTTACTACTGTCGGCAATTCGATCTTTCCATCCCAGCCTGCAGGTGCAGTAATTTTTGTTCCGCTTGGGATGGACAGTTGAATCGATCCAAGGGAAGAAGAGCTAGTGGCTGTAACTTGCGGCAACGTAGCCACCTCTTGGCCGTTGCTTGCAGTGATCAGTTGGCTCAAATCCACTGTAGCAGGTTGACTCAGTCCTGGTTGAACAGTAATCGTCGTTGGTTGATTTGATAGTGTCACGGTTGGGTTATTCGGTGTAATCGTGGTAGTTGTTTCATCACCGCTGCCGCTATCACCGCCGCCAGTAGTCGGCGAATAAATAAATGTAGCCGTTTGCGGCGATGCAACGCCTGTACCGCCTACCGTTACTTGATAGGTTGCCCCTTGAATTGGATTTTTCAAAGGGAATTCAAAACTAAAACTGCCATTCGCATCACTTGTTTTTTGATTGATATAATCTAGCGCTCCAGTGGAATCCATTACTTTTATCGTAATCTGATCAGCCGTTTGCGAGCTGATGATTCCGTCGACTTGCACTTGATTGTTGCTATCAACCGTTACCGGCTGCAAATTGATAGAATTGATGGCAGCAGCAAACGCGGATGTACTCATAACGCTTGCCGCCATCAATGCGATTGAAACAGATGTTAATAGCTTCTTCATTGATCTTCTCCCTTCCTTTAATAGCCCCACGATAGCGAAAGGCCATCGTGGGGAATTCCCATTGCGATATTCGAGTTATGATTAAGGGCTTGGGATTTGTACCACATTTGATAATGGCTGCTGTGTTGTGTTGAAAAGATCTGTGCCATCCCAAACGAACGCTTTCACTGTATAACCCGTAACATCAGAAGGAAGTGTAAATCCTGCATTAAAGTTTTCTGTTGCTCCTGCTGCCACATTTTTTGACAAGAAAGAAACGCTTTGCATCGTTCCCTGACTATCATACAAAGCAACAATGAGTATCGCCTGTTGATCTGTTGTTTGATTATTTGTTACCGTAGAAGTTGCCTCGAGCAATCCGCCTGGTGCAAGACTTGTAACAGCTGCATTGTTTTCTTTAAATGTTGTCGAAACGGTAAAATTGTTTGTTACAACGTTCGTTACATGTACAGTGAATGTGACCGGAACCGTATTGAAACCATCATACACATCTGCGGTTACTGTTGTAGTACCTGCACCAACCGGTGTGATTAGAATGTCATGCATAGAACTTACTGTTACATTTGCAACACCCGGTACATCATACGTAGCATTTGCAACCATCAACATGTCGCCGTCACTGTCTGTCGCCAAAGCAGTCACCGGTACTGTTGCCGAACCGCCGCCAACCGTTAAATATACATCTTGGACTACATTTGGAGTCGGAGCTGGATTCGCTTGAGTTGATGATTGTGTTGTGATTGTGATCGGTGTTAAAGGTCCCACATTTCCTGCAGCATCAAATGCCGCAACGGAGAATGTATATTGGGTATTTGCCGTTAACCCGGTTGCATCATACAGATACACATTATTGGCAACTGTTTGAATTAAATAATTGTCTTGATACACATAATATCCTACAACACCTACGTTATCTGTTGCTGTACCCCAGTCCAACTGAACACTTGTTTGTGTTAAGTTGCTATAAGTAATACCGGATACTGTTGTTGGTGCTTGTGTGTCTGCCATCGGTGGTTGACCGACTTTAAAATAAAATATAGATGTTTGGCTGACGGACGTATCATACGAACTGTCATAGACTTGAGCTGTAACAGTAGTGTCAGCATTAATGACGATAGGAGTCGTATACAACGTTCCTGAGAAAGTGTAAGTGGAACCAGATACAGTAATAGGGGCTGTCCCATCAGTAGTATAGTAGACATCTCCACTTACACCACTCAATGATACACTTGCACCCGATTTTACGTAGATCGTGTCGCCATTATTAAACACATTACCTGTAACCGCGTTGCCGCCGCTATCTTGGGCAGCGTACACATCACTGGCCACCGTTACACTTGCAGTCGGACTCGCAGGCGCACCGGTTGCTGCCAAAGCCGCCATCGACTGCAAAGCCGCAATCGGTACGAGTGCAAATACCATAAGAACCACTAGCATGAAAGACAAAAATTTTCTTTGATTTCTTGCATTGACTGTGTGACCTGACAAATTCCAAACCTCCCTAGAAAAAATGATTTCACCACTCCTTAGCCAAATTAAGATTTTCTCTCCACCCATCCCTTCTCTCTCAATGGATACATTGCTGCCTGTGCCAATTGGCATCCAGCAGCAGTAAAACAAGCAAATATGTAAAAGACCCTTGTTTTACTGCCGCTAGACAAAAAAGTTTTTGGCCAACAGCGGTAAAACAAAAGATCAAATCTTGGCAATCGAGAAGAAAGACTCTAGTATTTCAACATATAAAGCACGTTGTGAATCCGTCGTGTGAAAATCTGATCCTATAAAACTACTTAACTTTTGGAAACGCATAGTTTGCTGCACATAACTCAAGCTGCACGTTGCATAGTTCCATACGAAAATAAATATTCGTGCGCAACTGAACGCCACCGGATTCGAAAATTCGATGGCATCGATCCGTAAGCAATCATTTAACATTCACCATTGATAATCGTGTTGAAACTACGAACAACAAGCAACTTATGTAACTCTAGTAAATTATACTATGCAATTCTAAAATTTACTATATTTTCCGCAATATATTAAGGTATAGTTTTCCATGCATGTAAAATACGCAATTTAAATTTAGGAAACCTGAATCTTACACCACATTTCTATCAGATTTCTATAGTTCTATAGTAATTTATCGAGAAATCTATTTATATAGTAGAGACATTTATATGCACGTACATCTATGATTAAAATGTCACATTATGTTTGCACTCTGGAGCATATGTTTTAAGAATAAATTATGCTATGCTGGAGGATAGATGGAATCTTCCTTTTTGGCAGGTGAAAACGAATGTCCAACGAACGCATGGAAACCATGCTTAGTCAGCTTATTCAGATGGTCGGCAGCATGCGGAAAGAAATGAGCGAAAAATTTGAAGAGGTTCATGCTCGGTTCGAAGATATGGATGCAAGATTCGAAGGTATCGATGCAAGATTTGAAAGTATTGATGCTAAGTTCGAAGGTATCGATAAAAGATTTGAGAGTATCGATGCTAAGTTCGAAGGTATCGATAAAAGACTTGAGAGTATTGATGCTAAATTCAACCAGATTATGGTTGATCAACAGGACATGAAAGAAGACATCTCCTGGATCAAAGACAAGGTCATGGATACAAATGAGACGGTAACGATTCTCGTACAAAAAGTCGGGCTGCACGATATCGCGATTGAGAAGATTAAGCGGAAGTTGATGGATTGAATATGTTCCACCATTTCACCCAGAGTTTCTGGTTTTGGCGTGATTGGCGATAATCGTATTGACCTCTGATTTGACAGGTTCAACCGTTGTTGAGCCGGGTCTAATCTGTAATAGCTTTGATCGCTAATAAATGAAATCGAATAAACTCCAAAATACTATACAAATCTTGATGTTGAGAATTAGGCAGTCGATCTTTTCCATGCAAAATCAAGTGTTTGGCTGGATGTACATGATAAGGCTCTGTGGCTGTTTGATAAGCGGGGTTTAGATGTACTTCCGAATGAAATTTAAGAATTTCTTTTTCATTCTTTGCAACCCAATCGTAATAGTAAAAATCGATGTAAAAGCCATTATTTCGTGCTAATAAACGCTCTGTAATATACAATTTGGAATCGTCCATAAATCTGATTGTTTTTCTCTGAAATGATATCGAACTTTTTTGTCCAGTACCATCACCATCTTTGATGTTGTAAATGATATCTCCAAACTCTTTCAGTAAAAAAGTGAAATTAGACGGTGGTAAACTCATCGGGATCCTCCCTGGCAACTTTACGCAATAAATATCTCCATTCTTGTGCATCTCGTGCTTCTTCTGTTGAAAGATCAGACTTTACTCCAAGAGTTTTATAATACTCCCCACCATATTTTGTTTCAAAAAACAAAATGGAATCTACCAACTCTTTGTATGCTTCCATTGGTGTTGCTTCACGGATTACATGTTTCTTTTTTTCTTCTTCGTACATGGCAACTACATCTTTGATGGTCATACGTTCGCCCCTCGAAGATGTATAGATAGCATGTTCCGATATTCGTACTTGTTTAAAACGGCCCGATTTTTCCACAGGTTGTATTCTGCCTTGATTAATCCAATTGTTAATCGTTTGAACAGATACTCCAAAAAAGGTTGCCAAATCCCCTGTGGTATACACTTTTGCATACTCTAATTCATTCGTTGCCACATCCACTACATGAACCAACATTTGTTCCAACGCTTGTTTCATAGCACGGCGAACTTCTTCCGTATTTTCACACTCCAAGATATTGATATTATGTAGATTTGCTGTTGTAAAAACGTCGGATTTTGGGGAAGTTTTTGCAACGTAGTTGGCAAATGCCATAAAAAAATACCGCGCCTTATCCATATCTGTTTTATCATTTAGAATCATTGCTGAAATCTTTTTTGCCTCTTCAATTGCTAGTTGTTTTTGTTGCAAATTCAACATAAAAAACACCTCTCATACCCCCATTATAACACAATATAGAAAAACATCAATCAAAGTTAAACTAAAGTTAAAATGAACTTCAATCGATATAGTATATTGCAAAAAGATTGTATATTATTCCCACAGTGTGGATATGGAGGATGAGGCTGAAAAGTATGAAAAGAAAGCAGAATGTATGAGTCTTATGCTGGAGGAGTGGAAGAGGAGTGATTGGTGCTGTAGGCAGCAAAAAAATCAGGAAGATAACAACACCAACTTTCATCATCAAATCTTCTTGCTTGTTCGGAGCAATACTTTTTCCCGCAACAACAGAGGTGCAAACCGGTTGCGGACGATTTGCAGCATGGCTTCGTTATGGCTTTCCACGAGCACCGTCCCAAACGGTATCTTCTGCGCCAACCGGGAACTTCGAACCATCTCGATGCCAAGCGCCAAACCGCGACCCACGCCCTGATGTTTTTGTTTCACAAACAGTGTTTTGTATAACAGCATGTTTGCGGCCAACCGCTGCATGATCAGCCATCCGATGACTTCTCCCCGGTATCGCAAGCCGACACTGTATTCCGGATCCACATATTTTTCTTCGATAAAAGGGGAGAATGCAGCAGGGTACCAAACATCCTGGCCGCTCTGGATTTCGATCCGATCTTCTTGAGACAACTCCCGCCACGGAAAAACGGAAAATGGCTGAGACAGCTTCGACGCTTGAAACCAACGCAATTCACCAATGCGGCGAATATCTCCGATGAACACATAAAGTACAGCTTCGGCAGGCGGAAATCCGTTGCGCTGTAAAAAGCGGCTGGACGATTCCACATTTTCTTTTTCTGTCACATATTCCGCGTTCAGTTGTTGGCACCCTTGTACTTTGCGATCGTTTTGCAATTCTGCCAGCAAACGTCTTCCGACTCCGCGTCCACGATGGGATGGAGCAACGAAAAGGGAAAGCAGCTTGGCTGCGGGTACCGGGTGATCGGGTTGAAGTTCCGCCAATGCCAAGCCGACGGGACGGGAATCTTCCGCTGCTCCCCATGCCAAAGTATCCTGCGCCATTTGCAGGAGCACAGGATGTTTGGACTGCTGAGGCAGCATACTTACAAACTCGGCAGCCTTGGAACGGTTCAAGGGAAAATATTCGATCACGCTGGTTCTTCCTCTCATTCCTAACGATCAGGAGGTAGTTCATATATGCAATAATTCTGCAAATGAAGCAACTGCAAATGAGCAAATGATCACACAAGCAATTTATACACTTGGGCAATTTCTAGACAAGAGATATTTCTAAACATGATACATTTTTACACACGGGTTCTTTCTACACATGAGATATTGCCATATAAGAGCGTTCTCGCATAAGATCAAGCCTGCTTAGCCAATCGCCGCATCCATATGGTCGATACCCGGATTTTCCAATACGCGATATTGATCTGCAATTGGGTCATATTCCAGAGCCAATGCCTGGTTGTCGTTCGTGACGCCCATAACTAATTGAGGCCACCAGATAGGCTTAGGCGGCAAATTGCTGTTATTGGAGGAATGCCCCATCACATTTACGGTCAATTCGCCCGTAATCCCGAGCTTGTCAATGGCAGCCTTTATCGCTATCGGACCTTCCAGCACAATATTGACGGGGACCGTCCCCACGCCTTTTTCAAATCGGGTTTGTGCCGTATACGTATAGTGTTGATTGAGGATCGTCACCGTCACATCATATACACCATAAACATCCGTATCCACTTTTCCGTCCTTGTATACGGTGATCGCATACGTGCCGCCGACATTCTGCTCCGGGTAACCCGGCGGCGTCAACACAAGTGTTGTCTTTCCTGAATCATGCGTTTGTGCGCCTGCAGATGGATTCGTTGTCTGTGCATTCGCAGCATACGGCAAGGAAAACGATAGAGCTAACGACAAGTACAATCCTTTTTTCAAATTTCCCATTGACCTTACCTCCCCCAATTCCATGAATATTTTGCAAGTTAAAAAAATATGCATAAAAAAACAGCTATCCTTTTACAGATAACTGGCCGGTTGCACTACTTTCTCCAAACTACCCAAGTGCCCAATATAAGGATAGTTTTTCATCGCATTCCATTATTTTTATTTTATAGTATTTCTTGCAAAATATATAGTATTTTTTTATAAAAATTACTAATTGATGGGGTTTCGACTTCATCAACCCGGTATAGCGGTTTGGCAAATATCATGTGAAAACAGCGCGTGTTTATGTTATCGTATAAGCAACAACACATTGAGACATAACGGAAAGGATGTTAGGGTATGTCTATACGTATTGACCGATATAAACATTTTTCCGCTATGACTAAATCAGGGAGGAGGTTTATAGACCATGATTGACAAAAACGAATTGCATATGTGGGTTGACAAACTAACAACTGATGATCAAAAAACTGTCTTTGATTTTGTGCAATATCTAGTTGAGCGTCGTGATCGTAATGAAGTGGAAAAATTTTACGGAAATATCCCGGAAGTAGACGAACCTTATAGTGAGGAAGAATTGCGTCAAATGAAAGAGAATACTGGCTGGGTGGATTGGGAGGTATTAGAGCGTGACTTATCGAAAAGTAGTTTACATAAAGTCAATCGATTCTCGCGGCGGAATCTACAAATAAATTTTTCCCGATTTTTAAAGGCTTATCCCCTTTTACTCCGTCATTCACATCGTATCGCATACCATAATTAAGACATTCAAAACATCGTTGTAAATAGAGCATAGAGCATTTACTACTTCATGGATCGTTAGGAAACTTGAATCTTGTGCCCGTCAAAGCAGCTTGGATAGGCGCAATAAAATTAAAAATCGGTTTTCCTTTACGAAAGGAAAACCGACTTTTCCAGAGCGAATTCCGGGATAAATTGTGATTTCGTTCGATATTCGTTTTTTGCTGACGGTACGCTTTAAAAAAGTTTAAATCCCTACATCGACACAGACCCGCCGCTTTGCATCCGCATCTGCTTCTTCAATGCTTTTTTCTGCCTGCGCTTCTCGATCCGATTGTCAAACATCGTATACACGACAGGCACCAACACCAGTGTAATCATCGTCGAGAAAATCAAGCCGAATGCCACGACAGTCGCCATTGGCGCTTGCTGCTCGGCGCCTTGTCCGAAGCCGATGACAAGCGGCAGCATGGCAAGGACGGTCGTCGCCGTCGTCATCAAGATCGGTCGCAGACGGATTTGTCCGGCCTGTATCAGGGCTTCCTGGAGCGTGTATCCGCGCTTTCGCAATTGGTTCGTATAGTCCACCAATACGATGGCGTTGTTGACGACGATACCGATCAGCATGATCATGCCGGTGATCGAGTTGATATTGATCGTCCGGTGTGTCACCAGGAGTCCAAAGAAGGCTCCGATAATTGTCGGCGGCAGCGAGAACATG
Above is a window of Fodinisporobacter ferrooxydans DNA encoding:
- a CDS encoding GNAT family N-acetyltransferase, which gives rise to MIEYFPLNRSKAAEFVSMLPQQSKHPVLLQMAQDTLAWGAAEDSRPVGLALAELQPDHPVPAAKLLSLFVAPSHRGRGVGRRLLAELQNDRKVQGCQQLNAEYVTEKENVESSSRFLQRNGFPPAEAVLYVFIGDIRRIGELRWFQASKLSQPFSVFPWRELSQEDRIEIQSGQDVWYPAAFSPFIEEKYVDPEYSVGLRYRGEVIGWLIMQRLAANMLLYKTLFVKQKHQGVGRGLALGIEMVRSSRLAQKIPFGTVLVESHNEAMLQIVRNRFAPLLLREKVLLRTSKKI
- a CDS encoding toxin-antitoxin system TumE family protein; the encoded protein is MSLPPSNFTFLLKEFGDIIYNIKDGDGTGQKSSISFQRKTIRFMDDSKLYITERLLARNNGFYIDFYYYDWVAKNEKEILKFHSEVHLNPAYQTATEPYHVHPAKHLILHGKDRLPNSQHQDLYSILEFIRFHLLAIKAITD
- the tnpC gene encoding IS66 family transposase — protein: MKTIDLESLSPEITEYILKLETQLQEQTKTVEDQRIRIDQLMNMLSNFQKTLYGQSSEKSKYVLGEDSQQLSLFNEAEAESNRHTPEPDNVSVSGHTRKAKRTKEEIAANLPVVEILCELEEEKRVCEECSGNMRVLGKETVREELEIIPAQVRRLRYVRQSYVCESCEKETGEATIVKAPTPAPVIKRSLASASTVAHVMYQKYVNGMPLYRQEKDWANQGIILSRATLANWVIRAATDWLVPLWETMKSYLLNQGVIHADETVIQVLKEEGKKPSSDSRMWVYCSGNTGDATVVLFEYQPTRSGEHARRFLEGFHGFLQTDGYSGYDKVPEVTRCGCWSHLRRKYQEAMPKGGTVEGSAAAVGFEYCNRLFAIERDLAQLSPEKRKQQRQERSKPVLEAYWSWLETVNPLKGSKLAEAITYSINQKTSLNTFLEDGRIELSNNRAENAIRPFVIGRKGWLFADTKKGAQASAVVYSIVETAKANQLNVYMYLVHIFSKMPGLDFKSNPSLLEDLMPWSQNLPNYCRN
- a CDS encoding helix-turn-helix domain-containing protein — its product is MLNLQQKQLAIEEAKKISAMILNDKTDMDKARYFFMAFANYVAKTSPKSDVFTTANLHNINILECENTEEVRRAMKQALEQMLVHVVDVATNELEYAKVYTTGDLATFFGVSVQTINNWINQGRIQPVEKSGRFKQVRISEHAIYTSSRGERMTIKDVVAMYEEEKKKHVIREATPMEAYKELVDSILFFETKYGGEYYKTLGVKSDLSTEEARDAQEWRYLLRKVAREDPDEFTTV
- a CDS encoding S-layer homology domain-containing protein — protein: MKKLLTSVSIALMAASVMSTSAFAAAINSINLQPVTVDSNNQVQVDGIISSQTADQITIKVMDSTGALDYINQKTSDANGSFSFEFPLKNPIQGATYQVTVGGTGVASPQTATFIYSPTTGGGDSGSGDETTTTITPNNPTVTLSNQPTTITVQPGLSQPATVDLSQLITASNGQEVATLPQVTATSSSSLGSIQLSIPSGTKITAPAGWDGKIELPTVVTGVSVSNANVNAAVEVGSPNVRLTFDHAVRLLLPGQAGKSAGYIINGVFTPITNVLSADNQAAGDALAYDSEGDISVGNDLAIWTKHFTEFVSYTNKTSSSSSSSGGGGSIQSNSAIISATNGGTVTLNGATIHVPPNAFASDINVTVNQITDTSGFTVPANSMLVSNVFDITKDKDGTFSSPVTITLPFDTSKVDTSKYNVGLYWYNDATGQWVELDNVTPDLANGKVSGTVQHFTKFAVLATAKNAPNQPQETFSDVKGNWAQPYIDKLVSLGAISGYPDGTFKPDQNITRAEFAEVLVKALNLKPQNGKVFSDTANHWAKDAIATAAYYGIVNGYNSATFGPDNPITREQMAVMMENALKLQATNNPIIYKDQASISSWAVSSIETLVENNVVSGYPDNTFKPQANATRAEAATMIVRALNK
- a CDS encoding fibronectin type III domain-containing protein, yielding MSGHTVNARNQRKFLSFMLVVLMVFALVPIAALQSMAALAATGAPASPTASVTVASDVYAAQDSGGNAVTGNVFNNGDTIYVKSGASVSLSGVSGDVYYTTDGTAPITVSGSTYTFSGTLYTTPIVINADTTVTAQVYDSSYDTSVSQTSIFYFKVGQPPMADTQAPTTVSGITYSNLTQTSVQLDWGTATDNVGVVGYYVYQDNYLIQTVANNVYLYDATGLTANTQYTFSVAAFDAAGNVGPLTPITITTQSSTQANPAPTPNVVQDVYLTVGGGSATVPVTALATDSDGDMLMVANATYDVPGVANVTVSSMHDILITPVGAGTTTVTADVYDGFNTVPVTFTVHVTNVVTNNFTVSTTFKENNAAVTSLAPGGLLEATSTVTNNQTTDQQAILIVALYDSQGTMQSVSFLSKNVAAGATENFNAGFTLPSDVTGYTVKAFVWDGTDLFNTTQQPLSNVVQIPSP